From a single Rosa rugosa chromosome 7, drRosRugo1.1, whole genome shotgun sequence genomic region:
- the LOC133721132 gene encoding 1-acyl-sn-glycerol-3-phosphate acyltransferase 2, whose translation MAIAAAAVIVPLGLLFFLSGLFVNLLQAICFILIRPVSKNIYRRINRVLAELLWLELVWIIDWWAGVKIKVYTDPETFRLMGKEHALVICNHKSDIDWLVGWVLAQRSGCLGSSLAVMKKSSKFLPVIGWSMWFSEYLFLERSWAKDEGTIKSGIQRLKDYPQPFWLALFVEGTRFTQAKLLAAQEYAASTGLPVPRNVLIPRTKGFVSAVSHMRSFVPAIYDITVAIPKSSPAPTMLRLFEGRPSVVHVHIKRHVMKDLPETDDAVAQWCKEAFVAKDALLDKHAVEQTFGDQELQITRRPLKSLLVVTSWACLLVLGSLKFLYWSSLLSSWKGIAFSALGLGIVTVLMQILIRFSQSEHSTPAKVAPAKHNNGEASGEPTKQQ comes from the exons ATGGCGATTGCAGCGGCAGCTGTCATCGTTCCACTCggcctcctcttcttcctctctggCCTCTTTGTCAATCTCCTTCAG GCGATTTGCTTCATTCTTATTCGGCCCGTGTCGAAGAATATATACAGAAGAATCAACAGAGTGCTGGCAGAGCTGCTGTGGCTGGAGCTCGTTTGGATCATAGATTGGTGGGCAGGCGTCAAG ATCAAAGTGTACACAGACCCTGAAACCTTCCGTTTAATGG GTAAAGAACATGCACTTGTCATATGCAATCACAAAAGTGATATTGATTGGCTTGTTGGATGGGTTCTAGCTCAG CGGTCAGGTTGCCTTGGCAGCTCATTAGCTGTAATGAAGAAATCATCCAAATTTCTTCCG GTAATAGGGTGGTCAATGTGGTTTTCTGAATATCTCTTTTTGGAAAGAAGCTGGGCAAAAGATGAAGGCACAATAAAG TCAGGTATTCAACGGCTGAAGGACTACCCTCAGCCCTTTTGGTTAGCTCTTTTTGTAGAAGGAACTCGTTTTACACAGGCAAAACTTTTGGCAGCACAGGAATATGCCGCCTCAACAGGGCTACCTGTCCCTAGAAATGTTTTGATTCCTCGCACTAAG GGTTTTGTCTCAGCAGTAAGTCACATGCGCTCATTTGTTCCAGCTATATATGATATAACAGTGGCTATTCCTAAAAGTTCACCTGCACCTACAATGCTAAGACTGTTTGAGGGGCGACCGTCTGTG GTGCACGTACACATCAAGAGGCATGTGATGAAGGACTTGCCTGAAACTGATGATGCTGTTGCACAATGGTGTAAGGAAGCATTTGTGGCCAAG GATGCATTATTGGACAAACATGCAGTAGAGCAAACTTTTGGCGATCAAGAATTGCAAATTACTAGGCGGCCACTGAAGTCACTTTTG GTTGTTACATCTTGGGCATGTTTACTGGTTTTGGGGTCCCTAAAGTTCCTCTACTGGTCTTCACTTCTATCCTCGTGGAAGGGCATTGCATTCTCAGCATTGGGTTTGGGCATTGTTACCGTCCTCATGCAGATCTTGATTCGGTTTTCTCAGTCAGAGCATTCAACCCCTGCCAAAGTGGCTCCTGCAAAGCATAATAATGGAGAGGCTTCTGGTGAACCAACCAAACAGCAATAG